The genomic interval CCTGAATACAATTACCTCTAGCCACTTATTTACCCCTTCCTTCTTTCATACGGCCATATTTACAACgtaatgcaacaataaaaatccAACTCTTGATTGCAGTTGCATGGGTATGTTTCAGCAATCGGAAGAAGGTAATTAGCAAAGGATGGTAACACGTAATGGTATTTGAAGATTGGTGCAGTTTCGATCGATTTGACAGCTTAGGTAATGAAAATCAGGGTTATCTATAAATTCTGTTTATATTTAGGATCCAAAAAAGCAGAATTCACGTGATGTAACATCAATCCAAACCTACTTGAGGTATACCTATATACCTATAGGTATTTGAAAAACGTTGTCGTGTcatcttattattattattattataatttatttgagacATCAGAGGGTCATTCGGCTCTGTTTCTTATTggatttacatttttctatgtTGTTACAATATTGTTAATTCAGTTGGTGTTTTTGCGTTCTTATAAATGACGAAGAAATCTCGTTTGTTTGAGGAAAGAAATTAGTTTGTCTTCACTTTTCGGCTTGTTCGAGAGGACTTCACTGATATCTTTATTGATGAGAAGATTTGATCTGATATCTTCATATTTTCGGCAGTCCAGAAGAATAGTTGAACTCCACAGACTTCGCAAGTTGCTCTGCATTTATCACTGCTAAACAGGTCAGAATGTGTAAGTCTCGTGTTCTCGATTCTAAGACGACTAAAAGCACGGTTTTCTTCTCTGTTCGCACTGTCTTTCCAATCAAATGTTGTGGGTTTATCATGTACATGGGTTCATCTACACGACCTTTTCTTCGTCGTGCTCGCgtatcaattttttaagaacATCGTGATAAAATTGTATCTACGGCTTGTGTTccattttaagttgattttgtatgggaaccccccttccataaaaagtaagaTTCTGGAAACTGTTATACCAACCATCTCTGATCCGagaaaccctcggataccaaacttcacttcattccgaccggccgtttatacgtgatggtgttacaaagaaaacgcctcaattttaatatataagattttttccTGTTCACCTACCCATTGGTCTTCCCATATTTTCCGtatgttagatttaatttgCCTCTTTGCGTCTTGTCGTATCATCTTATGATATTTAAAGTAAATGTGTGAAACTACGTCGGGTTTAAGAAAACCGAAATTGAAGAGTATTCGATGTGTATTCATCAAAGCAAAGAATTCGGCATGGGGCCTTTTGGCTGGCAAAGAAGCAAGGTATTGATTTCGGAATACATCGCTGTTTTTTACCACACAAGCTTACCTCTATCAAGGGTATGAATGCTGGAATCATCCACTTACTGAAAGAGTAATATAGAGTGATACAGTCCATAGAAGCTCCAAATCGTTGTCGCAGATAAAAAAGTTCATATAAGGTGCTTTGAGAAGTAATCCATATAAAACATACGGCAAGATATGAAGTCAactattaaatataaaaaaaaataaaagcaccTGGCGAAGACGGTATCATGAATATTGTGCTAAAACACTTGAGCGACAATAGTTTAACTGAACACAACTGTGTTACATATAATAGCGCCagaaccaaattttacttcaaaagtTCGGTCTTCCGACTTCtgaaagacttccgacaaagaaaagtgaagtactagatggtcggaagtctgtgttttgttcaccagcgacgtttctaaagcTGCTTAAATCTAAGTTACTTCCCAACGTGCTGGAAAATAACTAAAGTAATTCCTATTTTGAAACCGGACATAGACCCGACAAGTGCAAAAAGTTACAGACCAATAAGTTTATTGTCATCATTAAGAAAAGTTTGTGAAAAGTTATATTGATCAAAACGAAATCCACACTCAGGATGTATGTTTCCTCACACATAAGGCCTTCAAAACTGCTCTACACTGCAAAAATCCACATATTATGACTTTTATATGCGTCACATGAAAGTTATAAAATCCCACACATAAATATTATAAGCCTACATTgcaccactgaccatactgactggacactcgatttcgttttctggatatttttttccaacagtacgcaatgtcgattccagagtgcgcatcgatcgatttgaagaaatgctatcccagttaggaaatgccactcaactttaaaaaaacaggcaatttctacgataaaatcaggctaaacaggtacatttttcttaCAGGGAactttttgtcacatttttcaggttcgccacctgccgtcggtattgcgatcCTGCAAAAtcagacaacaaaaaattagacagaaaatggttgaatttttgttctaagtgtcatgtcagtgtgatcagtgattGCACTCAAACATCTGCCTACACCTAGGCGTTAACGtgcttgcctacttgaaggcgtttcaTTTTGATCGAATTGGGTTTCGTAgggaaatgaaaaattgtgagGTGTTGGCTggaaacatttttgtaatttttatttttaatagaaataaatataaaaatgctaAGCCTAATACTTACATGTTTCGCGTTCGCATTCCATTGGCACAGAAATGCGAATTTTGCACCGGAAAATCAGCAGCTAAGACGACGTTTATTCGACTGGAACAATATCGACGGCTTTGATCGACACCAGGCCGACGTCCTTGCCTCCTATGGCACTGCCGTGATACGCCGAAGTGACGCATataccatttttgtttttagcgaATAAAAGCGATTTAATCTTTTTCCTCTTTATTCGTTTATCTGggacttttcataaaatgtgatctGTAGAATTTATGCAAAGATAGATGACAAATACAGCCTTTTGAAACACAACTCTTCATTTTGCGTTAAATGCGTACAATTGCTTCAAATGGATATGCGTCAGTTCGGCGTATAAACGTTTGTTTAGAGTTGACAATTCTCCGTCGGAGTGACATTTATCCTTAGTCTTGTCGTGcaattggaacaaatttcgtTCTCTAGTTAAAAAGGTCAGTACGTTGGATTCGAgtgatgatgaaaatttgagtgATGCCATTTGAGAAACTTCTCATTTTACGTATTTCTTTGtacattaaaaacaatttccggccgttgataaaatttgaatgaacaagtttaaaaataaataatactgATGATATCATCACACAAACAAATTCATTTGCAATAAAAAACTacgtaaaatttatgaaaaataagtattttttgtacaaatgttaaataatttctcaaattttaaattaatgtagATGTTGACatttgcattcaaaatttgtttaccAAACAGTCTCGACAACTTctttgtttgagaccccttatTTTtgaggaaggggggagggggtcttctctattttattttaaacagatTGTTACGTTAAAGCATGATTTTATTCCAAATCTGAGGAATGTTGCTTGAAATTATACGGgttattgaaattgttctgTATCACTTTCAAAACAACATGGATATGCGTCATTTCGGCGTATAAATCGCAGTTTTGGCGaatcgtttttcaaaaactgtttggTATTTTCTAGATTTGTTGAAGGCATTTGAAAGCTCATAGGAAAACGCACAAATAGCGTCAAAAAGtctaaatcgaaaaaaaaatggatatgcGTCACTTCGTCATATCACGGCAGGGCAGTAGTCAGGGATTGGTCTGTGGGGGAGATCAGAAGAGATCAATAATCGATGCTTTATTTATAATAGAGTGATACTTACctaatgaaaatgttttaattggcACTTAAAAGGGCACACCAACTTTTTGTTCAGGGTGGCCATTTTGAAAACACGGAAATTTTCAAAGACGAAAATCATAGAATGTATGAGTCCATATCATATAAACTTCATGTTATGAATATACAATTTTTGTGTGACATATGATGTTCATATGAAGTATATGAAATCTATGCGTGTAGTGGAAGATTAAACTTAATACAGCGAAAACACGAATTATTTTGTTCCCACTAAACCAATCATGGAAACATAAACCACAAACTCATgtaattcttgaaaataatcaacTACCATGGTCTACTTCTGTAAAGTATCTATAGGACTAACAATCGATTATAAACTTCTGTTTAGTAGTCATGTAGAAAACACAAGAACCAAATGTTTGATTATGCTAAATAGATTGTACCATTTCAAAAATAGGAAATCTGAACTcaacttaaaaaacaaatagcaatatataaacaaattcttcttTCACTAATTGATTACTTAGCCCCTATCTGGAAAACCTGCgcaaaaattcatataaaaaaaattacaaatcatacaaaataagtttttaaaaattatattgaatcTTATAAGAAGTACTAGAACTACTAGAGTTCACGAAAAAGCAAACATGGATTTGCTGGTaattagatttataaaaatcaaagaaaaattcataacTAAAATGCGAGTCTCAGAATATGCAACGATAAGAGATATATTTGACAATTGATTATGATATGTTAGGTTAGGTATGTAGGTtcatagtacatggaaaataacaggtaggtcattgcgcttaacctcactcgaaagctctgtgtatgtacacagcatgcttacataccaacaaaaatagttatgaaaatttggcagttttataTGGAATagcattcaaaattattaatttctctGTCGATAGCCATTCGATTCTTTTAAAAAGGGCTTCAGCTTAAAGGTTGATTCTTCAGGCTcatcggaaactattttttgcattGTATTTTTGGATCTAAATCATAAATAATGAGGattcaaaagtaattttcatCGTCGTCACTCTTTTTTGAGAGCAAGCAATGTAATATTTTCTTCTATCTGTGTTAAACATTAGATAAATAATCTTAAATACTTCGtatttctgtgatgaaaagtcaatttgtttgaattttcattcaaatcacaaaagaaaaatgaaaatatcaccaaattttagtttaaaatcgAGAAAAAGCCCATTGCATATTTCATTTAGCGGtgttgaaaagccaaatattgcTCGTTGCATTAAAAAGCATcagtgcatatttttctcataattttatttcttgtcaattttaagaaaaatgtgattttttttataaattccatacatttggcagttttttccataactattttccGGGGCCTCTTACCAATACGTTGAAAGAGCACGGAATGGCCTACCtggtatatttcaaagtactatgatgTATAGGTTAAGAAAAAGTTTAGATAAAAACGGAAGCCAAGCTTCATCAAAACTATCCCCAACttttatgttaaaaacaaaaagcaaTACTGCACAAAAACATGTTACGACAACACATCTCTTAAAATGTAAATCGAATTCATATATTAACTTAACATAAATAAAGAAGATTATAAGTAAGTCAGTAAAATAAAAGAACAGAATAGAATATAAAAGATACTCAAAGGTTATCTTCACGACAACAAGTTTGACGATGTTGTTGGTGAATGCAGATTGCAGACACAACTTCCGAAAAATGCACGTGTGAAGTTACCGAACAGTATAAAATTGGCAGTTTGCATGttatgcatgcaaataaaccaAAGATTTGCTCTTATAGGTATGAATTCGTAAGTTCTActcaaaaatgaaatacaaccgtttgcattttttttttaattaaattaaagcTTCTCGAGCCAAGGTCGCTTGATTATCTAAAACCATAAAACACGACGACCACCCATTGAACCATTCAACCACTAACCTGAAAACGGATTGCGGCTAACTTCGGCAGTTAACCTTTGCTTTCAATTATGGACTGACTCTTTAGCCACATAGCAACAAcagccattttttttgttgcgaCCGAATTATAGAAGCTTATTAGAAAGCTACATAGGTATAAGATAAATGTCTGTAAAACAACTTTTACCTCGCGCGCAAATTACAAAGACGTCTGTCGTTGCAGCAACTATGTGATACCTGGGGCAGCTAGCATTATGTTGATTAAATGGTTCTACAATAATTTCAACGTCATAGAGTGGATAACTCGATGGCCATCCAGGCTTGCAGCCGTTGCGTAACATTGTAATTATggctttgatttcaaacatacatatttcataccattcataaaaaaagttctgaTTGTTATacaatttattccaaatttgtaCTAAAACATCACAGCTGACTCCAAATGATCTGGGTACGGGAAGGAAGGTTGAATTTGAATCATGAGGCTGACCTACTTTCCGTTGTCCGATTTTGTTAATTCACTGATGAGGGGGACGCATCAGACGGTTCTTTATACACGTACATGATTATAGGGGGAGAGAATAAGTGTAGATATGTACTTTGAATGTGAGCTACTCCAGTTTATATGTATTTGCAGTCGGACTTTCTGTATAAACATTAAAGCTTCCtgttaaaaatgcaaaactacATGCTTTGCATCATAGGAAGGTTCTTATTATCACATAAAAGTTTTCTCAGGCGTTTGCCCATAACATTGaacaaataatatattttaatcCATATGCACAACATATTTTCTTATTCACATTCATGGTTGAAAGTatggagttcgtatgggataaGCAAGTAATACATGTGATGCTTCTTAAAAGTTGTTAAGTGAAGAAAGGCAGAATGGGTGGTGGAGGATCAGCtctaaataaataacttttcaatgaattttcggTAGACGGTAGTTTACCGGTGTAGGTAGAAGTTATGATAATTTCTAATAATCTTAATATATAATAGTTTTGTATGTAGGTACGGTACTTATCCTATTATTTATTGTCACAAAGTGGAGCTgttaccgtatttgttttctcccctggctcagttggcaagtcagttgccttctgagtcgatgtccgcgagttcaagcctaagagtaaacatcgaacacagttttaccggataagtttttcaataactgtccgccaactgcaacgttgataaagtcgcgaatgccacaaagatggtaaaacgactataattgaaacaaaaaaagtcaCCCTTGAAGATGCAAAtgtatggttgctatactcacccttatgcttacccccaacactgacaacttctacgggttgcaaccTCCTTCAAACATCGGGCAAAACTGGTGGacctctaaattaaaaaaaggaacacaatgacagcagttagggcaaaactcgtggataactaTAAGGTTGCCactgctaataaacgaaaataCTATTAATGTAGgtaccagaggtgccaggtcgttttgtcaaaaatcaggacaccgcgaagaaaaaatcaggatttttcaggacaccaccaaATTGGTAAAAACAAAATGCAGTTCTGCtgagattgcataactaaaggcgaaatatagatgctgaagacgcctcgaattatgcaactgaagcgagaacAACCTTGGCTGGCCAgcagttaatatcgaaaaacctcatttaaatgtcatttgaatcaaagaatcttATTGGTTCaactggttaaactattttatttaagatttgtttgatgttctcatcatttcaCAATAAATTTAGATATGATTTggatatgttttaaaaatcaggacaaatcaggacattttaagggccatttttcaaaaatcaggacaattcaagcgtttttgaaaaatcaggacggtctctcgcaaatcaggacaaatcctgataaatcaggacacctgacacccctggtaGGTACAACGAAATTTGGAATCATGCGGGCAGCCATGGCTTTTTGAAAGCAAGATTAATCTTTTTTAACGCCATTTCACTTAAATACCTTATTTtatttgcgaatcaattttagaaactcgctgcttttttttaatgtgtacTACAGATGAAacattgaaagatttttttgtatttaaggcGAAAACCCCGCTTTAAATAAACGTACATCAACAAGATTTTTTGTAAAGGTGTTGAAAAAACataagagcatttgaaatagaaacttgaccacatacttaacttttttttttgaagttgtcCCTCTTGTGCGAGACCGCTAAGGCCAGTGTTTGGCCAACTCGCGTACATactcaattttttactttcatcaattatttatttatgttattAAACTGTAGATAActgtatttgttatttatttaactGTATGGAATAAGTAGTAACCAAGAGAGGAAGCACTTCTTTCTGCAATGGAGTTAATGTGAATACACATGTTCCTAACGGACATTCTACCTAAATACCTAAATATCAACAAACTTGACCGTTAGAGATTGATGTCTTTTCATTCGTGCTGTGCATCGAGACGTGCAGCTGTTAcgttgaataaatttttcctgagccttttccatttttatcttaatttcttGTCAATAGGTTCATACATATTATGCATTGTACTGATCAAAagaataaattgattatttacttataaaaatacaatttttgattatttttccacaTTCCAGATGCATAGCGGTACTTTCATCTCTCCCAAACACCCGGCCATCCCGGTGTCGATTGGCATAGCATCTATCGTGCTCGAAGGTCGCCCCGCGATCCTTGATGAAGGCATCCGCTTGGGTCTTAACGACACCGGGGGGAGCGCTGGTAAAGATGATGGATCCAGCGGCGATGGAGGGGGACTCAGTGAATCCAATGGTGGTACCAGTGGATCCGATGAAGATGGTGGGTTTTTCAACAAACCCTCTGATTGCGGTGAAGGATGTTCTCCAATGTTACTATCGGCTGCTTGCGAGAAATCCTTCTTGATGGCAGACGAAGCCAAAAGGATCAATTTGAAGCTGCAGCAGATTCGTACGTGCCCAGGATCAAGTAAGGATGCTGTTGATAATGCTGTAACAGTTGATGCCAGATCATCTGGTTCGACCGGTCGTGGCCGTAATATAGCCGATGGAGGGGAGTATGCCGGTTATGGAATTGAAACATTCTCCAACGAAGGACCATCCGAGAAGACTTCGCTCATTTTCAGTGCCAAAGCATGGAGTCGCGAACATATTTACAGTgggtttgaaaaaatgaaattgttaaGCGCGATATCACCTATCAAGGCATCGTCGTCAGTAACCAGTTCGTTTATAAATTTCTCTGCGACCGTAAATACTCGTAAAAAATCTGACGCCGGATGCATTAGCAATTCATCTAATAAACCGCGTACTCGCGAAGGACCTCATTGTGAGCAATTTCTCAAGAAAATAGGAGTTATCAAAATGGATGCTAAAGAAGACGTCGATCACAATTGCAGTTATCGCAACGAATCGGTATGGTGTATTTTCtacatttcaattgaaaataagctaatatgttttgcattttttctagTGTCTCCGTTGGCAAAAGTACTTCAATCAACTTTCGTCCATTTTAACTAGCGGAGAGACAATTTGTATAGAAGTTTATTTAGGACCGGAAAATCATACCATCCTTTTGGAACaatggattttaaaattgaaaaataagtaatttgaaaacaatatcATTATTAACagggtttttcataatttttgtattcTATTCCAGATCTTCTGAGTCAACTATGACACTACAATCTCTATGTGCTGCTATCCGTAGTCAATTATACTTTTCACAGATATCTGCTTGGACCGAGCTGATCAAAAATTCTCTTGAAccggaaattttcaacaatcctCGCATCAAAAAAGTTTCATCTCCAATGGTTGGTAGTGACAGTACAGCAACGTCCACCGCGAATGGTGAAACGTCTCCGCCAATCCTTCCAAAGGCGAAGTTGGATATTTTATTTCGGATACGTGGGTACGATAATTCTGCTTCGTTCAATGTTCCACCTAATGTACACAATTTCCCGGATGCAGTCATTGCGGACAACTACGCAATCGAAGTTTGCCTGAAGAGTTTGCCACGATTAGATCGCATACCTCGAATGAATGATGATACTGGCTGTAAAACTGGCAATGCTTCAATGGTACATGACCGTATGGATATGCCGTGTCATGAAAAAGGAAAACATCGATGCGCTTTgcaggaagaagaagaagaggatCCACAAATGGGAGATGATGATCTTAATCCATCTGCCATCAGTCATCGAGAGAAGCAGTTAATGAAATACAAAAAACGCAtgttaaaaagagaaaaaaagaaaaaggttgTTACACAGGAAGCTGTCCTTGACGCCGAATACGCAGATCTTAAGCACAATGTTCCACCAATAATTTTGCCAACAAGATGTACTCCGGCATTGGATATTCCTAACATAACAAACTGTACTTTGCCACCATACACCTCATCCATCAATTTAATCCAACCACCACTGTATTCGAACTGCGATAATATCTATCAATCAGCGCCATGCGCCAACAACAACTCTAAAGCTACACAGACTGCCATCTTCCTCAAAATGCCAAACAGCGGCAACGTATCATCGGTAGCCACCCAAACTGACACCATTGGATGTTGCTGTAGCTGTAGTAGGCAGAGCTTAATGTCAGAGCCTGACATAGTTTTATGCACAAACGGTGATAGCAAAATGCAATATAGTAATAGAAGTAATAATCGTCGTGATTACACTAGTGATGACTGTGATACAATGAGCCAGCTTCAAGAATTCGGTGCTGTGGTAAAAGCCGAAGACCAACAGTCCGAGCAGTCCCAAGGTCTTCAAAAGGCTGAACTACTTTTGCAAGCCATCCATCGGACGGCAAATATAAATGATCATCATCAGCCAGAAACGGCAGGattcaaaaacaataattattaTAGTGGTAGTTTCAATGATAATAACAATATCGGTAGTGATACTGCAATGTGTGAGCGAAGCGAATGTGATACTTTTACTTTCAACAAGAAAGCTTTAGATTTAGGTGACTGTCGATTGTGCAAACGACAAAAAACGAAACATAATTTTAAGCTGGCTCTCAACGAATCTGATAGCGGTAGCAGCACTGGAAACAGTAGAAATAGCAGTACGAACAATAGTCCTCCCGGTTGTCGTCGGACTTTGTCGGAAAGCTTAGTTGGTCATTTCACTATCCCACCATCATCACCGAGTGCCATGAGCGCTACTGATGATATTGTCATTGATACATTTGATGATGAACAGAAGAAAAATCAACCGTACCAACGAATCAATCAAAGCCAAATTAATGATGATCTCAGTAAAACCCTTAGCCGTTCTACCGGATCGCATGATATATCCGGATCATTCAACTTCAGGCAGCTCACAGGTTATCGTCGGGCATTTTCCGAAGATGTGATCGACACAATCAGTTTAAATCAGGCAGTTGGAATGCTTGACAGCAGAACCGTAGATTACGAAGGAAACAAAGTTGGACAGCCGGATGCTGatgaaacctttaaaaaatgCGGGTGCCAGGTAAAATACTGCTTAATGTTTACATGTagtaatttaataataaatataatgtTTGTTTGCAGACTCCATTGGTGCACTCTTTATCGAACGAATATCTTTCTTGTTGTTCATCTTTCGTAACGCCCATATCAGAACGCTTGCAGACATCGACACCGGCCAGTAGTAGTGGGAAACTACCACTTTATGTCAGCTGCGGCGAAAGTAGCTGTTCCGTCAGCACCGCTAGTAGCGTTTCACCTCACAAAAAACAGATTCTTAGCTGTTCAGCAATCAGCAGCAACGATACACCAAAagttaattcaaatttcataatccCCAAGATAAATTTGTCCAACATCTTCAACGCTTCACCCTTAGCAAGAGAAGATTCAGGGTTTGTGAGCAATTCTAGCCCAATACCTATCGAAAGCAGTGTATTCAGCTTTGCAGAGTCGGTCGAACGCCTACACGTTCAAAAAAATAACTCGGCGCCAACATATCCGCTTTCTCCCGGGTCTTTGTCCCCTCGTTTCATGAAGCATGCTTCCAAAATTCAGCGCACCCGATACCTTTCGGAAAGAAGCTCATTTTCCGAACGATCATCTTTCGGGTCTGATGAACAGCTGTCTGACGAGGAAATACCCTACTTAACGGACGCATCGGCTACCAATGGCCTGAACTTTAGGCTTAGCCCACATACACTTTCACGCTCGCCTCTTAAGTTTGGCAATGTTCACCGACCCTCATTTTTAAAGTCCTTCAGCAAAAATTTGTTCCGTTTTGGTCGTATGCCATTACTCGGTACACTGGAAGAATCGTTACTACAGCGTCGGATTGCTCCTAAGTTCCAGGTTGCCGATTTTAAGGTCCTTCTTGGAGCCTCTGGAAGCTTTTGTCCAACTCAATTAACTATACCAGCCGCTTCTTACTTTTACGAGCTTCCCGGTCAACATCTCACAACACCATATGTGGTAAGATATTATCATACCATTGGAATTAACCCAAATATCATAATATGGCTTTATCCTACCCACAGTGCGAACTACGTCTTCCAAGGAAAGGATATTCAATTCCGCGTCAGGGAACTGTCCAAGTAACTTTACTAAATCCGTTGGGAACAGTGGTTCGAATGTTTGTCGTATCGTACGATTTCAGAGATATGCCTGCCATGTCAACTACCTTTATCCGCCAAAGAATTCTGGCTTGCGATGACAGTGGTAGCAGCAGTTTGATAAACGGTGTTAAAACAGCTGGTAGTTCGAACTTTGTGACAGGTGGAACAACTTGCAAAAATGTAGAACAATTGAGTAATGCGGAACAGATGAAAATGTTGCGCTATGCTATTCATTTGAGGTAAGTTTCAACGGGTCACAAAGTAGTTTTGAATGGAAAATGGTAAATAATGATAACACCTTTTTCAATGCTTATTGTTGGTAATAGTTTTTAAGGTTTTACATTCTACATTCATTTTAATATTAGGGAAATTATTCGctaatttcagatttcaaacatcacgctCCGGAAAATTGTCGTTGCACACTGATATCCGTTTACTAATTTCACGGCGCACTGATTGTGATACAGCGGCGGCCCATGCTAAAAATCTACTGGAAGCACCCAACGAGCTGAAGGTGGTCACCATTGTTC from Uranotaenia lowii strain MFRU-FL unplaced genomic scaffold, ASM2978415v1 HiC_scaffold_601, whole genome shotgun sequence carries:
- the LOC129760415 gene encoding protein Atossa, with protein sequence MWIRDKTDKNPTEMHSGTFISPKHPAIPVSIGIASIVLEGRPAILDEGIRLGLNDTGGSAGKDDGSSGDGGGLSESNGGTSGSDEDGGFFNKPSDCGEGCSPMLLSAACEKSFLMADEAKRINLKLQQIRTCPGSSKDAVDNAVTVDARSSGSTGRGRNIADGGEYAGYGIETFSNEGPSEKTSLIFSAKAWSREHIYSGFEKMKLLSAISPIKASSSVTSSFINFSATVNTRKKSDAGCISNSSNKPRTREGPHCEQFLKKIGVIKMDAKEDVDHNCSYRNESCLRWQKYFNQLSSILTSGETICIEVYLGPENHTILLEQWILKLKNKSSESTMTLQSLCAAIRSQLYFSQISAWTELIKNSLEPEIFNNPRIKKVSSPMVGSDSTATSTANGETSPPILPKAKLDILFRIRGYDNSASFNVPPNVHNFPDAVIADNYAIEVCLKSLPRLDRIPRMNDDTGCKTGNASMVHDRMDMPCHEKGKHRCALQEEEEEDPQMGDDDLNPSAISHREKQLMKYKKRMLKREKKKKVVTQEAVLDAEYADLKHNVPPIILPTRCTPALDIPNITNCTLPPYTSSINLIQPPLYSNCDNIYQSAPCANNNSKATQTAIFLKMPNSGNVSSVATQTDTIGCCCSCSRQSLMSEPDIVLCTNGDSKMQYSNRSNNRRDYTSDDCDTMSQLQEFGAVVKAEDQQSEQSQGLQKAELLLQAIHRTANINDHHQPETAGFKNNNYYSGSFNDNNNIGSDTAMCERSECDTFTFNKKALDLGDCRLCKRQKTKHNFKLALNESDSGSSTGNSRNSSTNNSPPGCRRTLSESLVGHFTIPPSSPSAMSATDDIVIDTFDDEQKKNQPYQRINQSQINDDLSKTLSRSTGSHDISGSFNFRQLTGYRRAFSEDVIDTISLNQAVGMLDSRTVDYEGNKVGQPDADETFKKCGCQTPLVHSLSNEYLSCCSSFVTPISERLQTSTPASSSGKLPLYVSCGESSCSVSTASSVSPHKKQILSCSAISSNDTPKVNSNFIIPKINLSNIFNASPLAREDSGFVSNSSPIPIESSVFSFAESVERLHVQKNNSAPTYPLSPGSLSPRFMKHASKIQRTRYLSERSSFSERSSFGSDEQLSDEEIPYLTDASATNGLNFRLSPHTLSRSPLKFGNVHRPSFLKSFSKNLFRFGRMPLLGTLEESLLQRRIAPKFQVADFKVLLGASGSFCPTQLTIPAASYFYELPGQHLTTPYVCELRLPRKGYSIPRQGTVQVTLLNPLGTVVRMFVVSYDFRDMPAMSTTFIRQRILACDDSGSSSLINGVKTAGSSNFVTGGTTCKNVEQLSNAEQMKMLRYAIHLRFQTSRSGKLSLHTDIRLLISRRTDCDTAAAHAKNLLEAPNELKVVTIVPENPKFSLRTDKQ